From Halorussus lipolyticus:
GAGAAAAGCCACTGTACTGGATTTCCAGTTCACGCCGCTCTCCGCGACGGGGCGTCATTCTCTCACGTTTTCACCGCTTTCGAGATGCGTCACGCGGTATCCGATGCCGAAAAATGGGTGTCCGAAAACCATCATCGGAGAGTGTTCGTCTCCTCAGGTGGTTCGCGGACGATACTGGAAGTTCGTATCAGCGGCCGACTATCCCGTCAGCATGAATACCAACTTCCCGACGTTCAGTAGGAACCGGGCGACGAGGTTTGCGTACTGCAGGAACCGACCAATCTTAGTCGTCGGTTCAGACTCGTCGTCGTTCCTGTCGGTGTTGGGCGTCATTCTCTCGGCCTCGCTGGAAGGTTACTGGTGCCAACCTCGCTTCCAGCATATCGATGATTTCACCTTACACATTAAAATTACGCGAATATACCGTGAGACGGGATTATAGACTATTCTACACCTTCGATAATTACAAACAGGAAAAGACCGAACTCACAGGTCGTCCACGACCTGCGCCAACTCCTCGGTCGGAATAATCTCCATCGTCTGGGCGTCTAACCCGTGGCGCTCTAAGGCGACCCCGGCTTGATACGCCGCATCCCGGTCGGGCGCTTCCATCACGACCAGAAAGTCGTACTCGCCGAGGATAGCGTAGGTGTGTTTCAGGTCGGCGTTCTGGTCTTCGAGGTCCGAGCGAATGTCTCCCCAGACCGAGGTGAGTTCTTGGGCGTTCTGGAAGTCAGTTCGAACGTCCACGAGGGAAGCGTACTCGGGCATATCTATTCCATTCGGGAGCGATGCAATAAGGGGATTGCGGCCACGTGAACAACTCGTCGGCGAGTGAATTTCGGGGCAATGACCGTGGGTTTTTGGGTGGGTCGGGCGTACCCGCCGGTATGAGAAACGCCAAAATCGTCTGTACGCTGGGACCGGCCTCCGAGTCCCGACGTACCATCCGCGAGTTGGCCGACGCCGGAATGACCGTCGCCAGACTCAACGCCAGTCACGGCACCCGAGAGGACCGCGCCGAAATCATCGGCCACGTCCGAGACGTGGACGAGACCACCGCCGACCCCCTCGCGGTGATGATGGACCTCCAAGGCCCGGAGATTCGGACCGCCGAGACCGACGAGTCGGTCCACCTCGAAACCGGTTCGACCGTCCGGTTCGTCAAGGGCGACACCACGACTCCCGAGGAGGTCGGCCTAAGTTACGCCATCACCAACGTCGAACCCGGCGACACCATTCTCTTGGACGACGGCCGAATCGAAACGACCGTCGAGGAGGTTGAAGGAAGCGGCGGGGATGGCGTGGTCGTCGCCAACGTCGTGAGCGGCGGCGACCTGAGCAGTCGCAAGGGCGTCAACATCCCGGGCGTGGATTTGGACCTCGACGTGGTGACCGAGAAGGACCGCAAGGACCTCGAACTCGCCGCCGAGAAGGATGCCGACTTCGTGGCCGCGAGTTTCGTCCGGAGCGCCGCCGACGTACTGGAGGTCAGCGAGGTGCTAGAGGAACTGGGCGCGGACATCCCCATCGTCGCCAAAATCGAGCGCCGAGGAGCGGTCGAGAATCTGGACGAAATCGTGGAATCGGCCTACGGCGTCATGGTCGCCCGCGGCGACTTGGGCGTCGAGTGCCCGCTCGAAGACGTGCCGATGATTCAGAAGCGCATCATCCGCAAGTGCCAGCAGACCGGCACGCCGGTCATCACCGCGACCGAGATGCTGGACTCGATGGTCCACGCCCGGCGGCCCACCCGCGCCGAGGCCTCGGACGTTGCCAACGCGGTGCTGGACGGCACTGACGGCGTGATGCTGTCGGGCGAGACCGCAATCGGCGACGACCCGGTGCGCGTCGTGGAGACGATGGACCGCATCGTCCGCGAAGTCGAAGGAAGCGGCGAGTACGACGAGATTCGGGAGCAACGGGTTCCGTCTGCGGACGACGCCCGGACCGAAGCCCTCGCACGGTCGGCCCGGTATCTGGCCCGAGACATCGGCGCGTCAGCCATCGTGGCGGCCTCCGAATCCGGGTACACCGCGCTCAAGGTGGCCAAGTTCCGGCCACAGGTCCCGGTCGTCGCCACCACGCCCAACGACAAGGTGCGCAGACAACTCGCGCTGACGTGGGGCGTCAACGCCCAGTACACGCCGCTCTCCTCGGGCGTGGACAACGTCATCGAGGACGCGGTGCAGGCGGCGCTCGACGCCGACGTGGCCGACAGCGGCGACACCGTGGTCGTCCTCTCGGGGATGATGTCCGAACTGGAGGGGACCAGCACGACGAACACGCTCAAAGTCCACGTCGCGGCCGAGACGATTGCGACGGGCCGGAGCGTCGTTCGGGGCCGAATCGCCGCGCCGGTCGCCCGGACTGACAGCGGGGACCTCTCGGACGTGGCCGACGGGTCGGTGCTGGCCATCGAACCCGAGTTCGACGGCGAGTTCACGGGCGACGCCTCGAAACTCGTCGGCATCGTGGACGCCCGGCCGGGGATGACGGGCTACCCCGCGATGGTTGCGCGGGAACTCGAAATCCCGATGGTCAGCGGCGCGCCGCTGAACCCCTCCATCCGGGACGGCGACGTGGTGACCCTCGACGCCGAGCGCGGCGTTGTCTACGAGGGCGACGTGACCCACGCCGACCGACCGTAACCGGCGATTCTGGGTTTTGGGACTTCGATTTTCGGCCTTCGATTTTCGGCGGTTGCTCGCGCTCGGTGCGACAAACCACGAGGATGCGCTCGGGTGGAGCAATCCACCGGCAAACGCTCGGTGAACCAGCCGACGGGTGGGATGAAGGGGCCGCCCGGTCGCGTTCATCGTAGTCGCTGGCCGGGCCAGTATTCGGCGCGGGCGGTGTCTCGCCGAACGCAGAGAGGCGATGGCTCGGAAGACGCGGGTTGTCTTCCGGTGCTGAGAGCGCCGAATATCCCGGCCAGCGACCGCGACCGGGCGGGGGCTTCAAGAAGTGTTCACAGTCACGGCTCTGCTCGCAATCGGTAAACGGTTCGGAGCGAGCGCGTGTCCTGTTTCTCCGAACAAAGAAACAAATATCTGTCCTAAGTGAAGATTTTTACACCTTAGAGAAACACAGAATAACTTCCAAAAGGAGAGAGAGTTACGCCGCGAGGAGAACCACCCGACCGAAGACGAACAGCATCGTGGCGACGCCGAGGACCACGAAGGCGGCGTTTTCGAGCGTCGGGGACCCCGGTTCCAGCGGGTCCAGCTCCTCGCGCTCTTTCGGTTCGTAGCCGTCTTCGCCGACCTCGTCGGTGTCGTATTTCCAGTCCGACATGCGCCCGAGTACGGGTCCCACCGGCAAAAGGGTTGGCGACGAGTGGAGGTGTGTAGATACGTCACGGAAACAGTAACGAGGCTCTCGAAAGCTCTTGTGCTTGGAACCGTCGGGACAGCAATGTCCTCGAAAGCCCTCGCGCGGTTCGCGGTCGCTCCGGCGGATATTCTGCGCTCTCCGCACCGCCCGCGCAGAATAGGGCCACCGGAGACGACCACGCAAACGCGAACCCCGCTCGCCCTTTCATTCCTCCGAGGCGGCATTTGCTCCACCGGCCGGAACCCGGCGGTTAGTTCACTGCCCGGAATCCGTGGGTCGGTGCGCGATGGCGACCTCATCGCTTCGACAGACTGCAAAACGTTAACCGGTCCGAATCCCAAGACGTTGGTATGGCACCGCTGTTGGACTCGCTCCCGCTGTTGCTTCTCGTCGCTGGCATCGGCCTCGCCATCGCCGAGGCCCTGATTCCGGGCGCGCACTTCATCGTCCTCGGCGTCGCGCTCGTCCTCGCGGGGTTGGTCGGGATGCTCCTCGGGCCGCTGGCGTCGCCGCTCGTGTTGGCCGCGCTGGTGTTAGGATTCGGTGCGGTCTCGCTGTACGCCTACCGCGAACTCGACCTGTACGGCGGGAAGGGCGTCGCTCGGACCCGCGACTCCGACTCGCTCAAGGGTCAAACCGGTCGCGTCACCGAGCGCGTCTCGCCCCAAGACGGACAAATCAAACTCCACGAAGGCGGCTTCAACCCCTACTACGCCGCCCGGAGCGTCCGCGACGAGATACCCGAGGGGACCGAGGTCATGGTCGTGGACCCCGGCGGCGGCAACGTCGTCACCGTTGAGGCCTTAGAGGCAATCGAGGACCCAATCGACCGGGAACTGGCGAAGGGCCGCGACGACGAGGCGGTCGGCAGTCCCGAACCGGAGCGGGAGACCGACACCGAGGAAATCTAGTCATTCACGGCGCTGTCCGCCGAATGACAAAATTTCGTCGCGTCCACAACGACAGTGAGGGGAAGGCTTAACACGTATTCTTGCTAACAGTCGGAGTATGTTGGTTCCACTACAGGCCGCCCCGGTTGGCGGTTTCACGGTCGTCGCGCTGTTGATTCTGGCGCTGGCGGTCATCACCATCTGGCAGTCCGTCGAAATCGTAGACGCGACAGAGAAGCGCGCGCTGACGGTGTTCGGCGAGTACCGGAAACTGCTGGAACCCGGTATCAACTTCGTGCCGCCGTTCGTGAGCGCGACCCACCGATTCGACATGCGGACCCAGACCCTCGACG
This genomic window contains:
- a CDS encoding GYD domain-containing protein, with product MPEYASLVDVRTDFQNAQELTSVWGDIRSDLEDQNADLKHTYAILGEYDFLVVMEAPDRDAAYQAGVALERHGLDAQTMEIIPTEELAQVVDDL
- a CDS encoding DUF7312 domain-containing protein; protein product: MSDWKYDTDEVGEDGYEPKEREELDPLEPGSPTLENAAFVVLGVATMLFVFGRVVLLAA
- the pyk gene encoding pyruvate kinase — encoded protein: MRNAKIVCTLGPASESRRTIRELADAGMTVARLNASHGTREDRAEIIGHVRDVDETTADPLAVMMDLQGPEIRTAETDESVHLETGSTVRFVKGDTTTPEEVGLSYAITNVEPGDTILLDDGRIETTVEEVEGSGGDGVVVANVVSGGDLSSRKGVNIPGVDLDLDVVTEKDRKDLELAAEKDADFVAASFVRSAADVLEVSEVLEELGADIPIVAKIERRGAVENLDEIVESAYGVMVARGDLGVECPLEDVPMIQKRIIRKCQQTGTPVITATEMLDSMVHARRPTRAEASDVANAVLDGTDGVMLSGETAIGDDPVRVVETMDRIVREVEGSGEYDEIREQRVPSADDARTEALARSARYLARDIGASAIVAASESGYTALKVAKFRPQVPVVATTPNDKVRRQLALTWGVNAQYTPLSSGVDNVIEDAVQAALDADVADSGDTVVVLSGMMSELEGTSTTNTLKVHVAAETIATGRSVVRGRIAAPVARTDSGDLSDVADGSVLAIEPEFDGEFTGDASKLVGIVDARPGMTGYPAMVARELEIPMVSGAPLNPSIRDGDVVTLDAERGVVYEGDVTHADRP
- a CDS encoding NfeD family protein — protein: MAPLLDSLPLLLLVAGIGLAIAEALIPGAHFIVLGVALVLAGLVGMLLGPLASPLVLAALVLGFGAVSLYAYRELDLYGGKGVARTRDSDSLKGQTGRVTERVSPQDGQIKLHEGGFNPYYAARSVRDEIPEGTEVMVVDPGGGNVVTVEALEAIEDPIDRELAKGRDDEAVGSPEPERETDTEEI